The Triticum aestivum cultivar Chinese Spring chromosome 7B, IWGSC CS RefSeq v2.1, whole genome shotgun sequence genome window below encodes:
- the LOC123162191 gene encoding uncharacterized protein, which translates to MAVKLTLPPAELLSQVAKLGSLLTLLLLALLLPAFLRVAYGYLLFNGIVLVLGIQAFVGSTTSIADESSSTGQAVAPVGVTASPFQMAGSVRPDDRMAVADNDRVVVPALASNIIELKIKTKEVVLKVLKKCPSTASIFFLSALNGSQAGGEEKIRQEEEEDCEVEVDGYVTMSRQELFANTERFIGNFRKELRMQRQ; encoded by the coding sequence ATGGCGGTCAAGCTCACGCTACCACCGGCAGAACTGCTTTCCCAGGTGGCCAAGCTAGGCtccctcctcaccctcctccttctCGCGCTGCTGCTGCCCGCCTTCCTCAGGGTCGCCTACGGCTACCTCCTCTTCAACGGCATCGTCCTCGTACTCGGCATCCAGGCCTTCGTCGGCAGCACAACTTCCATCGCCGACGAGTCCTCGAGTACCGGTCAGGCTGTTGCGCCTGTCGGTGTCACGGCCTCGCCGTTCCAGATGGCTGGATCAGTCCGTCCGGACGACCGAATGGCGGTTGCTGATAATGATCGTGTGGTGGTTCCTGCCTTGGCGAGTAATATAATCGAGCTGAAGATCAAGACCAAGGAGGTGGTGCTGAAGGTGTTGAAGAAGTGCCCGTCGACGGCGAGCATCTTCTTCCTCAGCGCGCTGAACGGCAGCCAAGCCGGTGGCGAGGAAAAGATAcggcaagaggaggaagaagactgtGAAGTCGAGGTGGATGGTTACGTGACGATGAGTCGGCAGGAGCTTTTCGCCAACACGGAGAGGTTCATCGGCAATTTCCGCAAGGAGCTCAGGATGCAGAGACAGTAG